The genomic window AGGAAAGATGAAATAACATGTAGGGTGGAACAAGGAATATTACTATTTTCTGCATTCAAACCTGACAGTaggaaaaaatgtcaacatcttTGGATTTTATTATATGAACTTATGTGAAGGATTGTGTATTGATCAATAACCAATGACAAGATACAGAACAGAGATTCTTTTAATCACTTTCATGTTAGAAATGCACAGCCTAAGAAGTAAAAGTGTACCATGAAGATACGGTTGGGTAATACACATGTTTAACAATTATGTCATATGCATCAGGCAATTCACTGGTGTAACAGTTCACCTGATGATAGATGCTACACCAGCCTTCAGAGCAGCAGTCCAGCTGGCTGGAGTGACAGATGTCATCACAGACTGTGCACCAGCAGTTAGGAACAGGCTGTACAGCTACAGGGAAGGGTGAAGGATGGTGACTGCCTCATATTGTGTGTGAGTTGTTCTTATGGCGTTCAACCTCCTCCATGCTGCCTAACCCTTAGCCAATTTAGAATTGGAAGCCAAATGGCAATTTCACTGTGCTCAAGGTTAAGAGTCTTTACCTCAAAATTATCATGGACTTTGATTATGTATAGTAAGAAGCTGTGTTGAACAACAGTATAACTGCTTAGACTCATGCCTTTCAATCAGAAAATGTCACTCACCCCTCCTGACGCTCCCCCCATGCTCTTCTCTACAATGGTGGCCATCTCCTGCAGCAGGACAGCAGGAGTCTGGCAGGGCAGGCCGGGGGTGTCAGCTGACCCCAAGGCTGATAGGATAGCTGGTGGATGAGCAAGACTGGTCAGATACATACTCGTAAGTtgatatgttttgtttacattactGTGAGCCCATATCTAACTGTCTGCAATGATGTACAAGCTAGGTTACTCAGGGTTAACAGTTACTAAGCAATTGGATAGATCGAAACAGTCAGTGACGGGAGTAGTGCCTGTAGTAAGATCTGAGGTTCATCTGCAATCAATAATGGCTATACACTTATTTCATGTTCATCCATTGGGGTGGATGAGGACCTTGACTTGAATCCACTTGTTTACAGTTCAATTATTTTACTTATCTCACAAGTCCAACCAAATATGGTCTTTGGTACTTTTTCAAGAGTAGGCCACCTAAACAAATGCTACTAGTACTATATACCATATAAGGATACTCACCTTTAGCTCCTTTGGCCAGCGTGCTGCCACAGTCCCCATCTCCACAGGCTCGGTCAAGGTCATTCAGCTGTTCCTCTGATGTCATCAGAGAGTTGCAGACAGCAGACACAACATGGAAGATCTGCTGGGCTGTGTCTGTGAGTACAACAAATCAACTTTGCATGAAACCTACAGACTTTTCACTCAGTGTGTACAAAAAGTCAAATAGTAACCTGTTCTTTCCTTCTGTATGAATATCAGAACATGTACCAGCAAGATTGTTGGCACAGTTATGTCTGTTTGTACACAGGTAGTAAAGATATACATTGCATTTTCCTTGTGAAGGCCCCACATCCTTTGTTTAATTGATTTCATACAAATTCTAGAAACGTACTTGCTACTGGGAGTAGGGCTAGGAGGAATGGCTCTCTTAAAGAGATTCCTAAACCAACCTTTGTCCACCTTTGTGGCATCTGCAGTGGTGGTGGGTGCTTGCTGAGTATCAGTGGAGAGCTGTACCCTGGTCCTGGTGGTGCGCAGGGTGCCGGTGCTGGGGGAGGGACACACGGGGAACCAGCCATGAGCTGTGGTCGGGGCATCTGGGGGGAGAGCCAGAAGGTTTGTCATTATAGGTTTAAAGATTGTAGAATTGAAGTTTGTTTGTTATCACAATGAAAGAAAGCTCTGTACCTAGACAGCGGCGCCTGGTGTCATCCAGTCTCAGCAGGGTCAGGGACATGCCTGCCAtctcctgtgacgtcacgaatGGCCCCACAAAAGTCCTCTCCACTGACACACCACGGGCCTCTGATCAAGAATTAGGAAAACAGTCCATTTAGAACAATACAATCAGAATTACTAAGGGAATAATATTTAGATAACTTTTGTGTGCATATGACCAAAATCAACCATAgactatactactagtattattgTTAAATTGCAGTTTGACATTTTACTGTCAAATACAAATGCTCTTATTGTTGCCTCTATGGGACGATGATTTGATAATCTGATCTATTAATTTTGCAAAGTTCAGAAAGTTACTAACTGACTTAGATTAAACTAAGGAAACGAAATACTGAGACTTACCCAGGTACTTGATGGCATCTCTGGCAATGATATAGAGCTCCAGGTAGGCGGTAGAACCCAGATTATTCACTAGCAGTGCCACACTGTCCCCTAGTGTGTAAATGAATTACGACTCAGAGTTAGAAAAAAATACTACCCTAGGCAGTATCTAGCTGGATACATGCAACACAGAGCTGTGAATAATGTCGGCAAGCAATGACGATGGTCGCTGTATGTAATCATTGTCCTGATGCAGTACCTTTACAAACAGGCAGGAGCGCTGGTTATCTGTTCTCTTACCTTTGTTCACTTCAATTCGACTGGTGTTGTCTGGGTTGGTCATGTGATTGAGGACTGTCTCCACTACCTTTTCCGCTGTATCCATCTACATGTCAGAAACAAGACTACTTATGGAGCCACTGGCAAACTATATGTAATGTCTCTGATGTAAACTTACAGCACACATTGACAAATCAAAAATGTTCCAAATTAGAAACCAACTTAGGAATAATGTTCCTACCTTCATTTTTCCCACACCAGCCTCTCCATGAACACCTAGAAGATAAGAatggttacatgtatataatatggGGTCCCTATAACAGCTTCCTCTTCAGCTCTATCAGATGCTAAAAGTACTTAGATAGAACAATTTACTTCATGACTGAAAAATGATGTACTGACTAGTAAGTTTGGGTTCAAAATGTCTAGCTGAGGTGCTGGTTTACCTAGTCCAAGCTCAATGGTGTCATGTGGCACCTGGAACATCGGCCCAGACCCAGGTACACTGCAAGGTGACAGGCAGACCCCCATGGTACCTataaaaagggaaaagacataAAGATATCTTAGCTATCTGCTTGTGTGTTAAGTTCATATCTGGGTCTATCTACACTTTGACATTGCTATACTTGTTCTTGGACAAACCTTACCATAGCCACAACCTTATCATGTCCAGTCATCATGTCATATATTTACTACAGTGTATACAATGAGGTTTGTGTAAGTATACTGACCCATACTGCCGATTGCACTTTTTACTGCATCTACTATTTCACCCAAGGATTTGCCTTCTTCAGATAAAGCTCCTGCAATCTGAataaaaaagatataaaaatgagagaaaaacACATTGTGTTTCTATCTaggttgtgtgttttttttcaaactgttgCCTCCACTTTTAGTGAAAAGGCCTTTACAACGTTCTTTCTATGTGGCAAAGCCCTACTGTTTCCCAACACATCTGTCCTGCATGTCACTCACCTTTTGAACAAACACTGTCCCTGCCAGTCCCCTTCTCCCAGCTGTTTTGTCCTTGCTGGAGACAGCACAGTCCTCTCCTATGCACACCATCTCCACCTGGAGTCCCTCTGCACGAGCACGCTCCACTGCAATCCCAAACGTCAGCCGGTCTCCAGTGTAGTTGGTAACTAGGACAATGACTCCAGCTGAagcaaagaacaagaaataccCGGTAGTAATGTACTACAATGGTAGGGAAAGTGATGAGAAACTTGTTTTTATCAACTGACCAAAATGATCAGAAGCAATTTGCACCTATTGACAGGAAATTGCTGACAGCTTCAAaatcatcaggtacatgtatctcattcttattgtttgtacatgtaaattgtttCCTTAAACTTAAAGGAAAAGGAGAAATTGAGTGACAGTCTTGTAATCACAATGTAGACATAATATGGGTCATTTTAGACATCAGATCCTGGTCATGATGTTGCACTTCAGTTTGAATGTTTAACTCCAAGGCATGGGGTGAGGGATATGAGAAATCCGAGTCACAGagccaaaacaatatctttggAGATGACTATTTTTATCCTTGATATTTTTCTGCACAGTAAGCCTGACCTGGTCCTGTGACTGCCCTTAGTGCAGCTAGCACATCGTCTGGAGGAGGAGAGGCAAAGATGTTGCCAGGGACAGCTGCTGTGAGCAGCCCGCTCCCTACAAATCCTGCACAAACACAACTGTAG from Branchiostoma lanceolatum isolate klBraLanc5 chromosome 4, klBraLanc5.hap2, whole genome shotgun sequence includes these protein-coding regions:
- the LOC136433519 gene encoding triokinase/FMN cyclase-like isoform X1; the encoded protein is MAKVTKKLLDSVETCVDDMLEGLVAVNPGLRLLAGHRVVLREDWEDVRANKVAVVSGGGSGHEPGYHGFVGSGLLTAAVPGNIFASPPPDDVLAALRAVTGPAGVIVLVTNYTGDRLTFGIAVERARAEGLQVEMVCIGEDCAVSSKDKTAGRRGLAGTVFVQKIAGALSEEGKSLGEIVDAVKSAIGSMGTMGVCLSPCSVPGSGPMFQVPHDTIELGLGVHGEAGVGKMKMDTAEKVVETVLNHMTNPDNTSRIEVNKGDSVALLVNNLGSTAYLELYIIARDAIKYLEARGVSVERTFVGPFVTSQEMAGMSLTLLRLDDTRRRCLDAPTTAHGWFPVCPSPSTGTLRTTRTRVQLSTDTQQAPTTTADATKVDKDTAQQIFHVVSAVCNSLMTSEEQLNDLDRACGDGDCGSTLAKGAKAILSALGSADTPGLPCQTPAVLLQEMATIVEKSMGGASGGLYSLFLTAGAQSVMTSVTPASWTAALKAGVASIIRYGGANPGDRTMLDPLHSASEVLQALQGETADTMATLKEAVEAAENSAQRTASMAARAGRASYVSTDRLTRPDPGAQAVAIWMRAIYSTLEK
- the LOC136433519 gene encoding triokinase/FMN cyclase-like isoform X2; its protein translation is MAKVTKKLLDSVETCVDDMLEGLVAVNPGLRLLAGHRVVLREDWEDVRANKVAVVSGGGSGHEPGYHGFVGSGLLTAAVPGNIFASPPPDDVLAALRAVTGPAGVIVLVTNYTGDRLTFGIAVERARAEGLQVEMVCIGEDCAVSSKDKTAGRRGLAGTVFVQKIAGALSEEGKSLGEIVDAVKSAIGSMGTMGVCLSPCSVPGSGPMFQVPHDTIELGLGVHGEAGVGKMKMDTAEKVVETVLNHMTNPDNTSRIEVNKGDSVALLVNNLGSTAYLELYIIARDAIKYLEARGVSVERTFVGPFVTSQEMAGMSLTLLRLDDTRRRCLDAPTTAHGWFPVCPSPSTGTLRTTRTRVQLSTDTQQAPTTTADATKVDKDTAQQIFHVVSAVCNSLMTSEEQLNDLDRACGDGDCGSTLAKGAKAILSALGSADTPGLPCQTPAVLLQEMATIVEKSMGGASGGAAWRRLNAIRTTHTQYEAVTILHPSL